GACGATACGCTGGAAGGCAAGGAAAAGCCGCTTGCGGGCAAGCTGGAGTCTACGTTCCAGAAGGTCAGTAAGGACAAGGACATCGTCATGCTCGAGGGCGCCGGCGACATGAGCGGCGGCTCGGTGCTCGGCCTGTCGGACTTCGAGGTCGCCCGGATGACCGGCAGCAAGATACTGCTGGTCGCCAGGTATTGCGACGATTTCGCCGTGAACCGCATCGTCACCTACATGAAGCTGATGCCGAAGGACGTCGAGCTCGTAGGCATAGTATTCAATAACATCGGACCCAACTTCATTAATTTCGTCAAGGAAAAGGTCGTGCCCTACTTCGAGAAGAAGAACGTCAAGGTGCTGGGTGTCATACCCCAGAACAAGGCGCTCATGAGCGTCACCGCGGGCGAGATCGCCGAGGACCTGCATGGCCAGGTTCTGGCAGGCAGGGGTAACCTTGACGTACCCGTGAACGGCATCGTCGTAGGCGCCATGTCGCTGGACAACGCTATCAAGGTATTCCGGAGAAAGCCCCACAGGGCCGTCATTACTGCCGGCGACCGGGCGGACACGCAGATGGCAGGGCTGGAGGCCCGGTCGCCGTGCCTGCTCCTGTCGGGTAACCTGTATCCGACCATGCCGATCCTCGGCCGTGCCGAGGAATTAGGCATCCCGGTAATATTATTCCCGGACGACACGATGACCCTGGTTGACAAGATGGAGGCGCTGCTGCGGAGCGTCCGTATCAAGAACCCGGAAAAGATCGAGGTCATGAAAAAGATGTTCACGGAGAACGTCGACATGGAGAGCATCCTCGAAGCCCTGAAGTGACGCTTTCTCCCTTTTCCTTTTTGTTTATCCATATTTTTTTACATCATTGTTTTATCGTTTTATGGCCCGGTTTATTCCCGGGAATTATGAGGATCCGCCCGCTATAGCTGAATATCCATGCTGAAGTCGAGCCAGTGGGCATCCCTGGTAAGGGCGCCAAGCGATATGACGTCCACGCCTGTTTTCGCATACCCAGAAATGTTCGAGAGGCTTATACCGCCCGACGCTTCGATCAAAATATGGTTATCAATGGACTTCACGAGCTTTACGCCTTTCTTTATTGTCGGGGGTTTCATGTTGTCGAACATGATGATATCGGCGCCGAGCTTTGCTGCCTTTTCCGCATCCTCGAGCGATTCGACCTCGACCTCTATCTTTTTCGTGAAGCTTGCGGCCCTCTTAGCCACTTTAATGGCATCTTCCAGGCCCATTATGCGGATCTGATTATCCTTGATCATGACGG
Above is a window of Methanocella sp. DNA encoding:
- a CDS encoding phosphotransacetylase family protein, with translation MRSIMVSSPELYSGKSAVTMALATKLKDNDLKVGYMKPVGNIIVDSNGVLTDDDALTMKRVLGLDDSLHDMAPVLFTYRLLDDTLEGKEKPLAGKLESTFQKVSKDKDIVMLEGAGDMSGGSVLGLSDFEVARMTGSKILLVARYCDDFAVNRIVTYMKLMPKDVELVGIVFNNIGPNFINFVKEKVVPYFEKKNVKVLGVIPQNKALMSVTAGEIAEDLHGQVLAGRGNLDVPVNGIVVGAMSLDNAIKVFRRKPHRAVITAGDRADTQMAGLEARSPCLLLSGNLYPTMPILGRAEELGIPVILFPDDTMTLVDKMEALLRSVRIKNPEKIEVMKKMFTENVDMESILEALK